Proteins from one Pyrobaculum neutrophilum V24Sta genomic window:
- the serS gene encoding serine--tRNA ligase gives MSYSVLEALRNNPDHVRKVLAARRLDVSLVDRFIELDGRWRQLKREVDELRRSYNQLSREGARAPPDRRREIVEKARELAARLEKVEKEMEAVEREREELLWSFPNLIHDSVPVCPEGVDSVPVRHWGTIRVVKGAAAPEGVEYVVVEKPPVGHADMAEVVLGMADTLKAGEVAGSRFYYLFDDLVWLDFALAMYALDRLAQQGFRPVVPPYMLKFDVIRRVLDFDTFKDAIYKIEGEDLYLIATAEHGIAAYLHKRELVEEELPLLFVGWSPCFRKEAGAGNRDLKGIFRVHIFHKVEQFVFSLPEDSWKWHEEITKNTESLIRDLGLPYRVVNICAHDLGAPAAKKYDIEAWYPAQGMYRELASCSNVTDWQSYRLGIRVTRKGMRREFVHTLNCTGLATTRTITAILENFQREDGAVEIPKALRPYLEPIRAAPKEYIYPRRRG, from the coding sequence ATGTCCTACAGCGTTTTAGAGGCGCTTAGGAACAACCCTGACCACGTTAGAAAGGTCCTGGCGGCGAGGAGACTAGACGTATCTCTCGTCGATCGGTTCATAGAGCTAGACGGCAGATGGCGGCAACTCAAGAGGGAGGTTGACGAGCTGAGGCGCAGCTACAACCAACTATCGAGGGAGGGGGCAAGGGCTCCTCCCGACAGGAGGAGGGAGATCGTGGAGAAGGCGCGGGAGCTCGCGGCTAGGCTTGAAAAAGTGGAGAAGGAGATGGAGGCAGTTGAGCGGGAGAGGGAAGAGCTGCTCTGGAGCTTCCCCAACCTTATACACGACTCGGTGCCGGTCTGTCCCGAGGGCGTGGACTCGGTGCCGGTGAGACACTGGGGCACCATAAGGGTCGTTAAAGGCGCGGCGGCTCCAGAGGGCGTAGAGTATGTAGTAGTGGAAAAGCCGCCGGTCGGCCATGCAGACATGGCGGAGGTTGTCCTAGGGATGGCTGACACCCTTAAGGCGGGGGAGGTGGCGGGGAGCCGCTTCTATTACCTATTCGACGACTTGGTATGGCTGGACTTCGCCCTGGCGATGTATGCCCTTGACCGCCTTGCGCAACAGGGCTTTAGGCCCGTGGTTCCGCCCTATATGCTTAAGTTTGACGTAATAAGGAGGGTTCTCGACTTTGATACGTTTAAAGACGCCATATACAAAATAGAGGGCGAGGACCTCTACCTCATAGCCACCGCGGAGCACGGGATAGCCGCCTACCTCCACAAGAGGGAGCTCGTGGAGGAGGAGCTACCCCTCCTCTTCGTCGGTTGGTCGCCCTGTTTCAGGAAAGAGGCGGGGGCCGGCAATAGGGATCTAAAGGGCATATTTAGGGTGCACATATTCCACAAGGTGGAGCAGTTCGTGTTTTCTCTGCCCGAGGACTCTTGGAAGTGGCATGAGGAGATCACGAAAAATACGGAGAGCCTCATAAGAGATCTAGGACTCCCCTACAGGGTGGTCAACATATGTGCCCACGATCTGGGGGCGCCTGCGGCTAAGAAGTACGACATAGAGGCGTGGTACCCAGCCCAGGGGATGTACCGGGAGTTGGCCAGCTGTTCAAATGTGACAGATTGGCAGTCGTATAGACTCGGGATCAGGGTAACTAGGAAGGGAATGAGGCGGGAGTTTGTACACACGCTCAACTGCACAGGGTTAGCCACCACGCGCACCATCACGGCAATACTGGAGAACTTCCAGAGGGAAGACGGGGCCGTGGAGATACCGAAGGCGCTGAGGCCCTATCTAGAGCCGATAAGGGCTGCGCCGAAGGAGTACATTTATCCCAGGAGGAGGGGCTAG